Within the Acidipropionibacterium acidipropionici genome, the region CCACCCTCACCGCAGAATCCCCTAGCCGCACCGCGGCCCGCACCGGCGCGCTGGACCTGATCTCCTGTCGCGACCGTCCGCGACTCAGGTGAACAGCGCCCCCATGCCGGTGCCCCGCGGATGCTCCCGCCCGGCCAGCCGCATGGCCTGCCAGATGCTCACCTGGTTGGCGGTGAGCACCGGCTTTCCCAGAGCGACCTCCAGAGCCGGAAGCCCCGCGATGCCATGAATGGCGGTGTCGGGAATGAGCACCGCATCGGCGTCGGCGGTGTCGGCCTGGCGGGCGATCGTGATGAGCTGAGCGACGCTCAGCTCCCCGGCGCCCCCAGCCGAGGGGATCCCGTGGGCCTGGAAGCTCGTGACAGTCACCCCGGCGTCCTCCAGCAGGGCGCGGAACCGCTCGGCCACCTGGGACGGGTAGCTCGCCGCCACCGCGACCCTCCTGACGCCCAGGAACTCCAGGGCGGCGACGAAGGACAGCGAGGTGCTGGACGCCGGCAGCCCGGTCGCCGTGGTGATGGCGGCCGCCTGGCCCCGGGTGCCCTCCAGGCCGTAGACGAAACTGCCGGAGGTGCACGCCCACATCACCGACTGGGCCTGCGGGAACTGTGTGACCAGCGCCCTCGCATGCCCGGCGAGGTCGGCGGGGGTGCCGACCGCCAGTAGGTCCTCGACGGTGTGCGCGACGTCGCCGGCGTCGGTGTTGAGGAAGTCGACCTCCAGGTCGTCGACCAGGGACTGCGCCAACGGGTAGTCCTCCTCGGCCCCGATACCGGGGTAGATGATGCCGATCCGCGCTGTGCCAAGATCGGGAGCGCCGGCATCAGGAGTGGCGGCGTCCGGGAGACCCGGGGCCACCTGCCCGCTGTCCACCGGCGCGGCGTCCGCTTCCGTCGTGATCTGCATCTGGGCTCCTGTCATGCTGCTGTCGATGTGTCGGCGCCCACGGTGGGCGGGATCTCGGGTCCGGCCGCGTCTGCGGGCCGCTGAACGGTGCGGTCGGCGACGTGGGCGCGCACCTGGGCCAGACGCTGGGGCGCCTCGGTGGCCAGCCCCAGCCCGACCTCCTGGAGGGCCCGCCACATCGTGGCCTGGTTGGCGCTGATCACCGGTTTGCCGATGATCAGCTCCACATAGGGGATGAGGTCA harbors:
- a CDS encoding maleate cis-trans isomerase family protein; protein product: MQITTEADAAPVDSGQVAPGLPDAATPDAGAPDLGTARIGIIYPGIGAEEDYPLAQSLVDDLEVDFLNTDAGDVAHTVEDLLAVGTPADLAGHARALVTQFPQAQSVMWACTSGSFVYGLEGTRGQAAAITTATGLPASSTSLSFVAALEFLGVRRVAVAASYPSQVAERFRALLEDAGVTVTSFQAHGIPSAGGAGELSVAQLITIARQADTADADAVLIPDTAIHGIAGLPALEVALGKPVLTANQVSIWQAMRLAGREHPRGTGMGALFT